The segment CGTGATGTCTGCTTATTCAGTGGTCAATACATTTTAAAGAGGGCGCAAAGTGACGTTTTCAAGACAAGAAGTAACAACAGCCATCGGCGATGGTTTGCTATCGTTTCCGATTACCGATTTCGATAGTCAAGGTCGTTTCGATGAAGCGAGCTATCGCAAGCGACTTGAGTGGTTCATCAGCCACGAGATTTCGGCGGTCTTCGTCGCGGGTGGCACGGGGGAGTTTTTTAACTTGTCACTTGATGAGTATCGCAAGATTGTTCGCGTCGCTGTCGAAGTAATTGACGGTCGCTTACCCGTCATTGCCAGCGCTGGATTAAGTGTTGAAGCCGGCACGGCCTTTGCACAAGCGGCCGAAGAAGCGGGCGCTGACGGAATTCTACTGATGCCGCCATACCTTACCGAGTGTCCGCAGGATGGCTTGGTGGAGTATGCCCGCCAGATTTGTGATGCCACGTCCGTCAACGTGATTTATTACAACCGCGGTAATGGCATCTTGAATGCTCATTCTGTTCAGCAGCTCGCCGACCAGTGTCCTAACTTGGTGGGGCTAAAAGATGGCAAAGGCGATATTCAGGCGCTCAACAAAATCGTCAAAACCGTCGGAGACCGGTTGGTCTATATCGGCGGTGTGCCCACAGCTGAAATTTTTGCCGAGGCCTATGTATCCATTGGTGTGAATACCTACTCTTCGGCCGTGTTCAATTTCGTGCCGGAAATGGCGGTGAAATTCTATAAGGAGTTGCGTAAAGGAAATAAAGAGGCTGTTAAACAGATCACTAACGACTTTTTTATTCCTTTCGTGGATCTCAGGGATCGTAAGGCTGGCTACGCCGTTAGCCTGATCAAAGCAGGCGCTGACATTGTTGGCCGTCCTGCGGGGAGTGTTCGTGCGCCACTTGTAATGCCAACCGAGGAGGAGTGCCAAGCGCTTAAAAAGCTGATTGATCGTGTTAAGTCGTCATAAATGACTGAGTAGTACGCCACTCACCACTCAATAAGCCATAACAATTTAACAACGAGCGAAAGAGGTGAATGTATGATCATCACTAAAAAAATAATGACAAGTGTCGGATCCGCAGCGCTGATGGCAACGTTGAACATCAGCTCTGGTGTGGCAATGGCCCAGGATGGCCCGTTGCGCGGTAATATTCGCGTGGTCATCGGCTCAACGTCCACCGGTGGCGACACTTATCAAAACTCTGCCATTGTCGTGGATCAATTAGCTGAAAAGCTGGATCTAAACATGAAGGTGGATGCCGTGGGCGCAAGTTCTGCTTTTCGCACCCTCGACCGGGACTCGCGCGGCAATACCCTGATGATCTTCCACGATCAGTCCTATCTTGGCCATCTGTATGGGGTTGAGGGCTATGACGATATTTTCGATAAATATACCGTTGGGCCGACCCTTGCTATCAACCCTGGCAATGCCTATCTGGTGCCGAAAAACTCGCCTTACGAAACTCTTGACGACGTCATCGCTGCAGTAGGCAATGGCGAGACCGTACGCGTGGCGATCCAGCCGGGCGGCGTCTCTGAGATTGGGTTTAGTGCCCTGAAAAATGCCATCGCTATTGAGCATCCCGGGCAGGAAGATAACCTAGTCGCTGTTAATACAGGGTCTCAATCCGACAAAAATCAGCAACTGTTTGACGGTCAAGCCGACGTGATTAACGGCTCCGTGCAGGCCAACGAGCAGTACACACGCTTGCCTGAAGATGATCAAAAAGCGATGCGCTTTGTCTGGTTGACGGCGCGTCAAGATACCATTGAACAAGCGCCGGAAGAGGGGCTTGGGCAGACGTCTCGTGAGCAGTTGCTTGAGTATGTAGAACCGAACGTGCATGTCACCATGGGAGACGACGAGAGCTTCACGTTCGATAAAGAGTTCTTCTTCCTCTACAACAAAGACATGGACCCGGCGATTGTTGAGCAAATCGATGAGGCGCTAGCGGAGATCTACGCAGAGGGAGAAATACAGGAAATTCAAAAGAACGCCTTCTTCATCCCCAACTTCAAGCCCTCTGATGAAGCCTCTGAGTATCTCGCCGATAAAATGGCCCGCTACGAAGAAATCATTAGCAACATCCAGTAAAGGGTATGGCACTCGCTGCGTGGGCGGCGGGTGCCTCACCTCTGCGTGAGCCGCTATAGAACAATGGTAAGCAGGATACCCTGTTGCTTTTGCCCGGAGCCGTTATGGAATCAGGTCTGTCAAGTCTGCTCAGTGTCTCAATCGATTTCGAGACCTCCCACCTGTTTTTTCCGAGGATTATTCACTGGATCATGGCGGGACTCTTTGTCTTAATTTTAATGACAAAGGTAGCTCCCTTTATGGCAGCAGTGAAACGAGGAGAGCGCACACTGCCCATTGTTGGTGAGGCTAGGGATAACTTCCGTTTCTTCGGAACCCTCGTCTTAATCGTGGCGTATTTTTATTTTATGGCAGTGGTGGGTGACATGTTCCCCTACACGGGCTACGGCTTCCTAATGGTTTCGATGGCTTTCGTGCTCCTCATGTCACTGCTCTATTTGCATGACTGGTCAAAAAAGGCCCTTACCATTGTGGTGGTCAATGCCATCGTTGCTCCTAGTCTGGCCTGGTTCGTTCTCGCCAAGCTGTTCACCATCACCTTACCGTGACCGAAGCGAGTGCCACCATGGAATTTCTCTCCCTTCTCGATATAACGTTTTTTTTACTCGCTGGACTTGGTGCCCTGGTCGGCATCATCTTCGGCGCTATACCCGGTATGACCGCTACCATGGCGGTGGCTGTTTGCCTGCCGCTGACCTATGCGCTTGGGTTGCACCATGGCCTAGCGCTCTTGCTCGGCCTCTATGTGGGGGGGATCTCAGGCGGCATGGTTCCGGCGGTGCTTCTCAATATTCCCGGCACGCCGTCTTCAATCACTACCACCTTTGATGGCTACCCTATGGCTCAAAAGGGTGAGGGTGAGAAAGCGCTGAAGATATGTGTCATCGCTTCTGTCATCGGGGGGCTTATCAGCGCCGCAATACTTTTCTTGTTTGCGCCGCTGTTGGCAGATTTCTCGATCAAGTTCTCCTACGTGGAGAAATTTTTGATCATTTTGTTGGCGCTGAGTGTCATTGCTTCGCTCTCTACCAGCATGCTGGTTGGCATCTTTAGTGGCGTTATCGGCATCTGGCTGAGCTTGATCGGGGACTACAGCATCTCGGATGGCGGTAATGGCAAGACCCGTTTGATGTTCGATTTCATGGAGCCCTACTTATTTGAAGGGTTTTCGCTATTGCCGGTGCTGATCGGTGTCTTTGGTATTTCCACGATTCTGCTCGAGGCGGAAAAGGGAGCGAAGAGCGGGTTGGTCAGCGAACGCATCAAAATCAGTAAAGGAGGAGGCTTTTCACTTTCGGTCTTTAAGGGCCGCCTGACTAACCTGGTGCGTTCGTCCTTCATCGGTACCTTTGTGGGCATGCTACCTGGGGTCGGTGGTAGTGCAGCCTCTGTGCTGGCTTATACCCAAGAGAAAAACTTGACGCGAGATTCGTCACAAATGGGCAAAGGGGCGCCCCAGGGTCTTATCGCCTCGGAGTCAGCCAACAATGCGTTGACCGGTGGTGCACTGATTCCATTGCTATCGCTGGGTATTCCTGGTGACTCAACCACCGCTGTTCTGATTGGTGCGTTCACGCTGCAGGGCATCCAGGTGGGGCCGCTATTCATCCCAGAAAATCCCGAGACTTGGTACGTCATGATGACTGCATTGGTCTTTGCCAACATCGTGATGTTCTTCTTAATGTTTTATGCCATTAAGTACATCGCCAAAGTGGTGATGGTGCCGAAGCATATTCTTTTTCCCATCATTGTGATGATGTGTGTAGTGGGTGCTTATGCCATCAACTACGGGATTATGTTCGACGTCTGGACGCTGCTTATTTTCGGCATTTTAGGCTATCTGGTGCAGAAGATTGGCCTGGAGGTCGCCCCGCTCATTATTGGCTTCATCTTGGGGGGGCAAGCCGAGGTCTACTTCGTCAAGAGCCTGGAATCGTTCGGTACTTACTCGATCTTTTTCACCAAAAGCCCCATTGCCATGGTGCTGTGGGGATTGATTATTGCCTCGTTAATGTTCGCGATCGTGATGGGCTTTAATTCCCGCGCCAGACAAAAAATGGAACTGACCCAGGTAACTGGCAGCACACACACCGCCTCAGGAAAGGGTCATGACACAAACTAATACTCGCATTATTCGCGTACACCCCAACGATAATGTCGCCATTGTGGTCGAGCAGGGGGGACTTGCTGAAAGCACCGTTATTGAGGGTGGCATCACCACTACGATGGCTATCCCTCAGGGCCACAAGGTGGCATTGACTGAACTGGCCGAGGGTGACCAAGTCGTTCGCTATGGCGAGGTCATCGGTACAGCGCTGGCGGCCATTGCCTGTGGCAGTCACGTGAATGAGACGAATGTGCGCCTTCCTACCGCGCCTGCTCTCGATGAATTGTCGTTGGCCTCGCGCGAGGTGCCTGCAATGGTGCCTCTGGAAGGGTACACCTTTGAAGGCTTCCGCAATCCGGATGGCAGTGTGGGTACCAAAAACGTGCTGGGTATCACCACCAGCGTGCAATGCGTCGCCGGTACCGTTGATTTCGTGGTGCAGCGGATCAAGCGCGAACTGCTGCCACGCTTTCCTAATGTCGACGATGTAGTGGGGCTCAATCATGCTTACGGGTGCGGTGTCGCGATCAATGCGCCCTCAGCTATTGTGCCGATTCGGACGCTTAAAAATATTGCCCTGAACCCTAATTTCGGCAACGAGATAATGATCATCGGCTTGGGCTGCGAGAAGTTGCAACCTTCCACTCTGCTTTCTGATCGGCCAGTGAGAATTTACGAAAACACCGAAGCAGCAGACCCCAATGCCAATGTGCTGAGCCTTCAGGATTACTCCTTCCAGGGCTTTGGCGAAATGGTCGAGGGTATCCTGGCCATGGCCGAACGCCACTTAGAACGACTCAATCGACGTCAACGCGAAACCTGCCCAGCGTCCGAGCTGGTCGTCGGTATGCAGTGTGGCGGCAGCGATGCTTTTTCCGGAGTAACGGCTAACCCTGCGGTAGGCTTTGCGACCGACTTGATCGTGCGTGCGGGTGGCAGCGTGATGTTCTCAGAAGTTACCGAGGTGCGTGACGCCATCCATCTGC is part of the Halomonas alkaliantarctica genome and harbors:
- a CDS encoding tripartite tricarboxylate transporter, with product MESGLSSLLSVSIDFETSHLFFPRIIHWIMAGLFVLILMTKVAPFMAAVKRGERTLPIVGEARDNFRFFGTLVLIVAYFYFMAVVGDMFPYTGYGFLMVSMAFVLLMSLLYLHDWSKKALTIVVVNAIVAPSLAWFVLAKLFTITLP
- the garD gene encoding galactarate dehydratase; translated protein: MTQTNTRIIRVHPNDNVAIVVEQGGLAESTVIEGGITTTMAIPQGHKVALTELAEGDQVVRYGEVIGTALAAIACGSHVNETNVRLPTAPALDELSLASREVPAMVPLEGYTFEGFRNPDGSVGTKNVLGITTSVQCVAGTVDFVVQRIKRELLPRFPNVDDVVGLNHAYGCGVAINAPSAIVPIRTLKNIALNPNFGNEIMIIGLGCEKLQPSTLLSDRPVRIYENTEAADPNANVLSLQDYSFQGFGEMVEGILAMAERHLERLNRRQRETCPASELVVGMQCGGSDAFSGVTANPAVGFATDLIVRAGGSVMFSEVTEVRDAIHLLTPRTIDEQVGRALIEQMAWYDDYLSQGQADRSANPSPGNKKGGLSNVVEKALGSVIKSGNSPIVDVIGPGERLRRKGLTFAATPASDFICGTLQLAAGMNLQVFTTGRGTPYGLAMVPVLKVSSNSTLGKRWHDIIDLDAGRIATGDASIEEVGWELFHLILEVASGRQQAAADRLGIHNDLVLFNPAPVT
- the kdgD gene encoding 5-dehydro-4-deoxyglucarate dehydratase, whose protein sequence is MTFSRQEVTTAIGDGLLSFPITDFDSQGRFDEASYRKRLEWFISHEISAVFVAGGTGEFFNLSLDEYRKIVRVAVEVIDGRLPVIASAGLSVEAGTAFAQAAEEAGADGILLMPPYLTECPQDGLVEYARQICDATSVNVIYYNRGNGILNAHSVQQLADQCPNLVGLKDGKGDIQALNKIVKTVGDRLVYIGGVPTAEIFAEAYVSIGVNTYSSAVFNFVPEMAVKFYKELRKGNKEAVKQITNDFFIPFVDLRDRKAGYAVSLIKAGADIVGRPAGSVRAPLVMPTEEECQALKKLIDRVKSS
- a CDS encoding ABC transporter substrate-binding protein; the encoded protein is MIITKKIMTSVGSAALMATLNISSGVAMAQDGPLRGNIRVVIGSTSTGGDTYQNSAIVVDQLAEKLDLNMKVDAVGASSAFRTLDRDSRGNTLMIFHDQSYLGHLYGVEGYDDIFDKYTVGPTLAINPGNAYLVPKNSPYETLDDVIAAVGNGETVRVAIQPGGVSEIGFSALKNAIAIEHPGQEDNLVAVNTGSQSDKNQQLFDGQADVINGSVQANEQYTRLPEDDQKAMRFVWLTARQDTIEQAPEEGLGQTSREQLLEYVEPNVHVTMGDDESFTFDKEFFFLYNKDMDPAIVEQIDEALAEIYAEGEIQEIQKNAFFIPNFKPSDEASEYLADKMARYEEIISNIQ
- a CDS encoding tripartite tricarboxylate transporter permease, with amino-acid sequence MEFLSLLDITFFLLAGLGALVGIIFGAIPGMTATMAVAVCLPLTYALGLHHGLALLLGLYVGGISGGMVPAVLLNIPGTPSSITTTFDGYPMAQKGEGEKALKICVIASVIGGLISAAILFLFAPLLADFSIKFSYVEKFLIILLALSVIASLSTSMLVGIFSGVIGIWLSLIGDYSISDGGNGKTRLMFDFMEPYLFEGFSLLPVLIGVFGISTILLEAEKGAKSGLVSERIKISKGGGFSLSVFKGRLTNLVRSSFIGTFVGMLPGVGGSAASVLAYTQEKNLTRDSSQMGKGAPQGLIASESANNALTGGALIPLLSLGIPGDSTTAVLIGAFTLQGIQVGPLFIPENPETWYVMMTALVFANIVMFFLMFYAIKYIAKVVMVPKHILFPIIVMMCVVGAYAINYGIMFDVWTLLIFGILGYLVQKIGLEVAPLIIGFILGGQAEVYFVKSLESFGTYSIFFTKSPIAMVLWGLIIASLMFAIVMGFNSRARQKMELTQVTGSTHTASGKGHDTN